In one Rhopalosiphum padi isolate XX-2018 chromosome 3, ASM2088224v1, whole genome shotgun sequence genomic region, the following are encoded:
- the LOC132924094 gene encoding acetyl-CoA carboxylase isoform X2, translating to MLQQRRNSRRFVLSELRTFSGGGGIAAAASAATAGEEAEPADVDYDPSSTAAADSDDADDGFCIQLEPMAAPSPRPKMTLADLSSLQRQHDDGLPPSNHEIAQWKSIKNLKSGITPSMSQGNVIHQRLTEKDFNVSTPEEFVKRFKGTKVINKVLIANNGIAAVKCMRSVRRWSYEMFRNERAVRFVVMVTPEDLKANAEYIKMADHYVPVPGGTNNNNYANVELIVNIAIRSQVQAVWAGWGHASENPELPKLLDKNKIAFIGPPEKAMFALGDKIASSIVAQTAEIPTLPWSGSGVIGHYSGKKIEIGPDLYKKGCVASIEEGLVSAEKVGYPIMIKASEGGGGKGIRKVENTEEFPNAFKQVQSEVPGSPIFIMKLAKCARHLEVQLLADQYGNAISLFGRDCSIQRRHQKIIEEAPAVIAEPSVFEEMEKAAVRIAKMVGYVSAGTVEYLYDTDGNYYFLELNPRLQVEHPCTEMVSDVNLPAAQLQISMGLPLNCIKDIRLLYGESAWGESSIDFDAPRHKPHPWGHVIAARITSENPDEGFKPSSGTVQELNFRSSKNVWGYFSVAASGGLHEFADSQFGHCFSWGENREQARENLVIALKELSIRGDFRTTVEYLITLLETESFQSNTIDTAWLDLLISERVQSEKPDIFLGVICGGLHIADRTISESFQNFQTSLERGQVLSASTLDHHVSVELINGGYKYKVQVTKSGLNSYFLIMNGSFKEIEVHRLSDGGILLSLDGSSFTTYMREEVDRYRIVIGNQTCVFEKENDPSLLRSPSAGKLISFLIEDGGQVKKGQPYAEIEVMKMVMTLTATENGRVYYSKRPGAVLDAGSLIATLELDDPSLVTKAVEYKGQFLELDGTSHIYGESLNNIHTCYRGMLDNILAGYCLPEPYHLVRLREVIEKFMNSLRDPSLPLLELQEVISSISGRIPKAVDKKIKSLMKLYERNITSVLAQFPSQQIAAIIDGHAATLQKRTDRDSFFQTTQGIVQLVQRYRNGIRGRMKSAVHELLKQYYEVESQFQHGSYDKCATALRDRYKDDMAAVTSTIFSHTQVAKKNMLVTMLIDHLWSNEPGLTDELAATLNELTSLNRSEHSRVALRARQVLIAAHQPAYELRHNQMESIFLSAVDMYGHDFHPENLQKLIQSETSIFDILHDFFYHSNRAVCNAALEVYVRRVYISYDLTCLQHLELSGEIPLVHFQFLLPSSHPNRQQNKINSGANGSETLESPIKTPLPYIPTYQRTGCMAAFESFTQFEQYFDEILDIMEDLSSPVYVSPKIIDALESGSESRLSSSLNVSLSLGDQRAPDQENVEIEPCHILCIAMKDTGNMEDDKLGKMYEEFCQQRREELKKRSIRRITFLALNKRQFPKLFTYRNYEDFAEDRIYRHLEPGMAFQLELNRMRTYELEALPTSNRKMYLYLGKAKVPRGQVVTDYRFFIRSIIRHQDLITKEASFEYLQNEGERVLLEAMDELEVAFSHPHARRTDCNHIFLNFVPTVIMDPAKIKESVTNMVMRYGPRLWKLRVLQAELRMTIRPSPTSKTSNVRLSLANGSGYHLDICLYKEITDSKLGMIKFESYESKQGPLHGLPVSTPYVTKDFLQQKRFQAQSAGTTYVYDIPDMFRQMIETLWQEYILEHPNDGVLKSSLVFDYVELVVEDNHLIEQKRFSGENTAGMVAWRFTMHTPEYPSGRDIIVIANDLTVNIGSFGPQEDIVFDLASKEARRRKIPRIYISANSGARIGLAEEIKSLFNVAWEDPSDPEKGFKYLYLTPDDYGKLAGQNSVEAELIEDEGEPRYKLTDIIGKDFGYGVENLKFAGMIAGETSRAYQDIVTISMVTCRAIGIGAYLVRLGQRVIQIENSHIILTGYSALNKLLGREVYASNNQLGGIQIMYNNGVSHKTEARDLDGVYRILKWLSYIPKTKESPLPVIKSVDPVERDIDYVPTKVPYDPRWMIAGKEDTNGHWESGFFDKGSWDEIMQPWAQTVVCGRARLGGIPVGVIAVETRTVEVTLPADPANLDSESKTVSQAGQVWFPDSAYKTSQAIKDFAHEDLPLFIFANWRGFSGGMKDMYEQIMKFGAYIVDELRQYNQPIITYIPPFGELRGGAWAVVDTTINPRHIEMYADPDSRGGVLEPEGIVEIKFREKDILKSIHRIDTNILSLKANGTPTPEEAVEIEKNVADRVSVLKPIYHQVAIHFADLHDTPKCMLSKGVIKDIVQWKKSRNTLYWRLKRRLLQNQIQKVITKSNDAIQDDVAYEMLRRWFVEDKGTTASYLWDNNQAVVQWLTSQLDESDGTIVADSLIGSNIKSVRKDAVINQVTSTVNDTPEVTSDVIMGMFQSLSEMQRLDLIHNLTQATSIGNVKLNS from the exons gCCTAGTATGTCACAAGGCAATGTGATCCATCAAAGACTAACTGAAAAAGACTTCAATGTTAGCACTCCTGAAGAATTTGTGAAACGTTTTAAAGGAACAAAAGTTATAAACAAG GTTTTGATTGCTAACAATGGTATTGCTGCAGTCAAATGCATGAGATCTGTTCGTCGATGGTCTTATGAAATGTTTAGAAATGAAAGAGCTGTACGATTTGTAGTTATGGTTACACCAGAGGATCttaaag caaatgctgaatatattaaaatggctGATCACTATGTACCAGTACCTGGAGGtacaaataacaacaattatgCTAATGTTGAACTCATTGTCAATATAGCCATACGTTCTCAAGTtcag GCTGTATGGGCTGGTTGGGGACATGCTTCTGAGAATCCAGAACTACCTAAGCTCttggacaaaaataaaattgctttTATTGGACCACCTGAAAAAGCTATGTTTGCTCTTGGTGATAAAATTGCTTCGAGTATAGTTGCACAAACAGCTGAAATTCCAACATTGCCCTGGTCTGGTTCAg GTGTAATTGGACATTACTCtggtaaaaaaattgaaattggaCCAGATTTGTACAAAAAAGGTTGTGTTGCATCAATCGAAGAAGGCTTAGTGTCAGCTGAAAAAGTTGGATATCCAATTATGATTAAAGCTAGTGAAGGCGGTGGCGGTAAAGGTATAAGAAAAGTAGAAAATACTGAAGAATTTCCAAATGCATTTAAACag GTTCAATCTGAAGTTCCTGGATcaccaatatttattatgaaattggCTAAATGTGCTAGACATTTAGAAGTACAACTTTTAGCTGATCAATATGGTAATGCTATATCATTGTTCGGACGTGATTGTTCAATTCAAAGAAGacatcaaaaaattattgaagaGGCACCAGCAGTGATTGCCGAACCTAGTGTTTTTGAAGAAATGgagaaa gctgCTGTTCGTATTGCTAAAATGGTTGGCTATGTTAGTGCTGGTACAGTTGAATATCTGTACGATACCGAcggaaattattactttttggaGTTAAATCCTAGACTGCAAGTCGAACATCCATGCACTGAAATGGTATCTGATGTGAATTTACCTGCTGCACAACTGCAAATTTCAATGGGATTACCTCTTAACTGTATTAAAGACATAAGATTACTTTATGGTGAATCTGCTTGGGGAGAAAGTTCTATTGATTTTGATGCACCAAGACATAAACCTCATCCATGGGGTCATGTTATTGCTGCTCGAATTACTAGTGAAAACCCTGATGaag gttttaagCCTAGTTCGGGAACAGTTCAAGAATTAAATTTCCGCTCTTCAAAGAATGTTTGGGGATACTTCAGTGTAGCAGCCTCAGGAGGATTACACGAATTTGCTGATTCTCAGTTTGGGCATTGTTTCTCATGGGGAGAAAACCGAGAACAAGCTAGAga AAATTTAGTTATTGCACTTAAAGAATTGTCAATTCGAGGAGATTTTAGAACTACAGTTGAATATTTAATCACACTTCTTGAAACTGAATCATTCCAG tCTAATACGATTGATACAGCTTGGTTGGATTTATTGATATCAGAGCGAGTACAATCTGAAAAGCCAGACATATTTCTTGGAGTCATTTGTGGAGGACTTCATATCGCTGATCGTACCATATCCGAATCATTCCAAAACTTTCAAACATCTTTAGAACG tggTCAGGTATTGAGTGCCAGTACACTAGATCACCATGTATCTGTTGAACTTATAAATGGTGGATACAAATATAAAGTTCAAGTTACCAAATCTGGACTCAATTCATACTTCCTTATTATGAATGGCTCATTTAAGGAAATTGAAGTCCATCGTCTGTCTGATGGTG GAATTTTGTTATCTTTGGATGGATCAAGTTTTACTACTTATATGCGAGAAGAAGTAGATCGGTATAGAATTGTAATTGGTAATCAGACATGTgtttttgaaaaagaaaatgatCCATCTTTATTACGCTCGCCGTCTGCTGGTAAATTGATTAGTTTTCTTATAGAGGACGGTGGTCAAGTTAAAAAAGGTCAACCATATGCTGAAATAGAG GTAATGAAAATGGTAATGACGTTAACAGCAACAGAAAACGGCCGTGTGTATTATAGCAAAAGACCTGGTGCCGTTCTTGATGCTGGATCATTAATTGCAACGCTTGAATTAGATGACCCATCTTTGGTTACAAAAGCAGTTGAATATAAAGGACAGTTCCTTGAACTCGATGGAACGTCACATATTTATGGAGAAAgtcttaataatatacatacatgctATAGAGGTATGCTAGATAATATTCTGGCAGGGTATTGTTTGCCAGAACCATATCATCTTGTACGTTTGAGAGAAGTCATTGAAAAGTTTATGAATTCTTTACGGGATCCAAGTTTACCTTTACTGGAGTTGCAG GAAGTAATATCTTCAATATCAGGCAGAATACCAAAAgctgttgataaaaaaattaaatcattaatgaaGCTATATGAAAGGAACATCACATCTGTACTTGCTCAATTTCCTAGCCAACAAATAGCTGCAATTATTGATGG CCATGCTGCAACTTTACAAAAAAGAACAGACCGTGATAGCTTCTTCCAGACAACACAAGGCATTGTTCAACTGGTACAAAGATATAGGAATGGAATTCGTGGTCGAATGAAGTCTGCTGTTCATGAGTTGCTGAAACAATACTATGAAGTGGAAAGTCAATTTCAACATG gAAGTTACGATAAATGTGCTACTGCATTGAGGGATAGATACAAAGATGATATGGCTGCTGTTACATCAACAATATTTTCACATACACAAGTAGCAAAGAAGAATATGTTAGTTACTATGTTAATTGATCATTTGTGGTCCAATGAACCTGGTTTAACAGATGAGTTAGCAGCTACATTAAACGAGTTAACTTCACTCAATCGCAGTGAACATTCTAGAGTTGCTCTTCGGGCCCGACaa GTACTCATTGCTGCACACCAACCAGCATATGAATTAAGACATAACCAAAtggaatcaatatttttatctgcTGTTGACATGTATGGACATGATTTTCATCCTGAAAACTTACAAAAACTTATCCAATCTGAAACTTCTATATTTGATATTCTTCATGactttttttatcattcaaaCCGTGCAGTTTGCAATGCCGCATTAgag GTTTATGTTAGACGTGTTTACATATCATATGATCTTACATGTTTGCAACATTTGGAACTGTCAGGAGAAATACCATTGGTACATTTCCAATTTCTTTTGCCTTCTTCTCATCCAAATCG tcaacaaaataaaatcaattctgGAGCCAATGGATCTGAAACCCTTGAATCACCAATCAAAACTCCATTGCCATATATCCCAACTTATCAAAGAACTGGTTGTATGGCAGCATTTGAATCATTTACTcaatttgaacaatattttgatgaaatcCTGGATATTATGGAAGATCTATCTTCTCCTGTTTATGTTTCCCCTAAAATCATTGATGCACTTGAAAGTGGAAGTGAATCTAGATTAAGCTCATCTCTCAATGTGAGCTTGTCTCTAGGTGACCAACGGGCCCCAGACCAAGAAAACGTTGAG atTGAACCgtgtcatatattatgtatagctatGAAAGATACTGGAAATATGGAAGATGATAAACTTGGTAAGATGTATGAAGAATTTTGTCAACAACGTAGAGAAGAGTTGAAAAAAAGATCAATCCGAAGAATCACTTTCTTAGCTttgaataa AAGGCAATTCCCTAAATTATTCACCTACAGAAACTATGAAGATTTTGCTGAAGATAGAATTTACCGGCACTTAGAGCCAGGTATGGCTTTCCAATTGGAATTGAACAGAATGAGAACTTATGAATTAGAAGCTTTGCCTACATCAAACAGAAAAATGTACCTGTATTTAGGAAAAGCTAAA gtTCCAAGAGGTCAAGTTGTAACTGATTATCGCTTCTTTATACGCTCCATTATAAGACATCAAGATTTAATAACAAAAGAAGCATCTTTTGAATACCTTCAAAATGAAGGAGAACGTGTATTGTTGGAAGCAATGGATGAATTAGAAGTTGCTTTTAGCCACCCACATGCACGTAGAACTGACTGTAATCATATATTCTTGAATTTCGTCCCCACTGTTATTATGGATCCTGCCAAA ATTAAAGAAAGTGTGACTAATATGGTAATGAGGTATGGTCCACGTCTTTGGAAATTGCGAGTTCTTCAAGCTGAGCTTAGAATGACAATACGACCTTCGCCTACCAGTAAAACTTCAAATGTCCGATTAAGCCTTGCAAATGGTAGCGGTTATCATTTGGATATTTGCCTTTATAAAGAAATTACCGACTCTAAATTAGGAATG attaaATTTGAATCATATGAATCAAAGCAAGGACCATTACATGGACTTCCAGTTTCTACTCCATATGTAACCAAAGACTTTTTGCAACAAAAAAGATTCCAAGCTCAAAGTGCCGGAACAACTTATGTTTATGATATTCCAGACATGTTTAGACAAATGATAGAAACTTTGTGGCAAGAATACATTTTGGAACATCCAAATG atggagtTTTAAAAAGTAGCTTAGTGTTTGACTATGTTGAACTTGTTGTTGAAGACAATCATTTAATTGAACAGAAACGTTTTTCTGGTGAAAATACT gcTGGTATGGTTGCTTGGAGATTTACAATGCATACTCCAGAGTATCCTTCTGGTCGAGATATAATTGTAATTGCTAATGATCTAACTGTAAACATTGGTTCATTTGGTCCACAAGAAGATATTGTCTTCGATTTAGCTTCTAAAGAAGCACGAAGAAGAAAAATCCCACGTATTTATATATCAGCTAACAGTGGAGCTCGTATTGGTCTTGCAGAAGAAATAAAAAGTTTGTTCAATGTAGCCTGGGAAGATCCATCTGATCCGGAAAAA ggattcaaatatttatacttaacacCAGATGACTATGGAAAATTAGCTGGTCAAAATTCTGTAGAAGCAGAATTAATTGAAGATGAAGGAGAACCACGATATAAACTAACTGACATTATTG GAAAAGATTTTGGTTATggtgttgaaaatttaaaattcgccGGAATGATAGCTGGTGAAACTTCTCGTGCGTATCAAGATATTGTTACAATTTCAATGGTGACTTGTCGTGCTATTGGTATTGGGGCTTATCTTGTACGACTTGGTCAACGCGTTATTCAAATTGAGAATTCTCATATTATTCTAACAGGATACAGTGCTTTGAATaag ctTCTTGGTCGTGAAGTGTATGCATCTAACAATCAGTTAGGTGgtattcaaattatgtataataatggtgTGTCACACAAGACTGAGGCTAGAGACTTAGATGGTGTGTACAGAATTCTGAAGTGGCTTTCTTACATTCCAAAAACTAAAGAATCTCCATTGCCTGTGATTAAAAGTGTGGATCCTGTAGAAAGAGATATAGACTATGTGCCTACCAAAGTCCCATATGATCCTCGTTGGATGATTGCTGGAAAAGAAGATACCA aTGGCCATTGGGAGTCAGGATTCTTTGATAAAGGATCATGGGATGAAATAATGCAACCCTGGGCACAGACTGTTGTTTGTGGAAGAGCTAGACTAGGAGGAATCCCAGTTGGTGTTATTGCTGTTGAAACAAGAACAGTAGAAGTCACTTTACCGGCAGATCCTGCCAATTTGGATTCGGAATCTAAG ACTGTGTCTCAAGCTGGACAAGTATGGTTCCCAGACTCCGCGTATAAAACATCTCAAGCCATTAAAGATTTTGCTCATGAAGATTTACCACTTTTCATCTTTGCTAACTGGAGAGGTTTTTCTGGTGGAATGAAAG ACATGTACgaacaaattatgaaatttggTGCATACATTGTTGATGAACTAAGACAATACAATCAGCCAATCATCACATATATCCCACCATTTGGTGAGTTGCGAGGAGGAGCATGGGCTGTTGTAGATACTACTATTAATCCAAGGCATATTGAGATGTATGCAGATCCAGATAGCCG GGGTGGTGTTCTAGAACCTGAAGGAATTGTTGAAATTAAATTCCGTGAAAAAGACATCTTAAAATCTATTCACAGaattgatacaaatattttgagtCTCAAAGCTAATGGTACCCCAACTCCTGAAGAAGCAGTTGAAATAGAAAAGAACGTTGCAGATAGAGTATCAGTGTTGAAACCTATTTACCATCAAGTAGCAATTCATTTTGCTGACTTACATGATACACCTAAATGCATGCTTAGTAAAGGTGTTATCAAAGATATTGTTCAATGGAAAAAATCtcgtaatacattatattggcGTCTTAAACGGCGTTTATTACAAAACCAAATCcaaaaagtaataacaaaatCCAATGATGCTATTCAAGATGATGTTGCCTATGAAATGCTGAGAAGATGGTTTGTTGAAGACAAAGGCACCACTGCT tcttATCTGTGGGATAACAATCAAGCCGTAGTACAATGGTTGACGAGTCAATTAGATGAATCTGATGGCACAATTGTAGCTGATTCATTAATTGGAAGCAACATCAAGAGCGTAAGGAAAGATGCAGTTATAAATCAAGTCACATCCACAGTAAAT GACACACCTGAAGTTACATCAGATGTAATAATGGGTATGTTCCAAAGTCTATCAGAAATGCAACGTCTAGACCTGATTCATAATTTAACTCAGGCCACGAGCATTGGAAATGTGAAATTAAATAGTTGA